The Acidimicrobiia bacterium genome includes the window GGCCGATGCCTTGGCCTCTGCTTACCCGGCCGGCGACCAAGCGGGCGGTTTCTTGTTCTAGGGGCAGAAAAAAGCCGATGCCCAACAAAAAGCTTAAAGCCCACAACAGAGCCACCGGCGAGTAGGCCTCAGCGCCAAGGTCGCGAGAAGAAATAGTTATGAAGGCATAGGCCGTTAATCCATTGACCACTAGTCCCCCGCCGATAGCAAGCGTGCCGGCGGGCAAACGGTCGAGTAAGCGCATCAACAGATTCTAGGGGATGCGCCGGAAAAGAGTTAGTTAGCGGGTGGTTCGCTTACTTGAGGCATGCATAAGCCGTCGAGTTCGGCGATTTGGATGCGTTCACGGTTGACCCAGGTGACTTCGTTGGTGGGGTCTACTTGGAGTTTGTATTCGTGGAAAGTCATGTCCATGGCGTCGAAAGCTACGAGGCGACCCGAGAGTCCTTCGCCTAAGCCCAAAATCAGTTTGATGGCTTCCAAGGCTTGGATGCTGCCCACGATGCCGGGCAGCACCCCCAACACGCCGGCTTCGGCGCAACTGGGAGCAAACTCGGCCGGTGGAGCTTCGGGCAACATGTCACGATAGGTCGGGCCGTCGAGTGGGTTGAACACGGTGACCTGACCTTCAAAGCGGAAGATTGACCCATGGACTACCGGGATACCCAACTTTACTGAGGCATCGTTAAGCAGGTAGCGGCTCGGAAAGTTGTCGGCGCCGTCCACTACCACGTCGTAACCATCGAGGATGTCCATGATGTTGTCGGCCCCAAGGCGTACATCGTAGGTCACCACATTGACGTCGGGGTTTAAAGCGGTCAACGTTTTTTTAGCAGAGTCGACTTTGCGCTCCCCTACCCGGTCCATGTTGTGCAAAATCTGGCGTTGCAGGTTCGACTCGTCAACCACGTCCATATCGATGATGCCCACCGTACCTACCCCAGCGGCGGCAAGGTACAAAGCGGCTGGCGAGCCCAAGCCGCCGGCACCCAGCAACAATACTTTGGCGTCGAGAAGTTTAAGTTGGCCCTCTTCGCCCAGTTCAGGTAACAACAAATGGCGTTGGTAGCGATTGCGTTGGTCGGGGGCCAAGGTGCGGGGGGTTTTCCAGTTGCGGCCTTCGTCTTTCCAGCGGTTGAAGCCACCGTCCATGGAGACGACGT containing:
- the moeB gene encoding molybdopterin-synthase adenylyltransferase MoeB; its protein translation is MASFRDLLQAAKSRIKETDPAGAEALIAEGYLLLDVREPDEYEQGAIPDSMHIPRGNLEPGIEGRLPDHDQPLVVMCAGGVRSAFAVDTLNQMGYTNVVSMDGGFNRWKDEGRNWKTPRTLAPDQRNRYQRHLLLPELGEEGQLKLLDAKVLLLGAGGLGSPAALYLAAAGVGTVGIIDMDVVDESNLQRQILHNMDRVGERKVDSAKKTLTALNPDVNVVTYDVRLGADNIMDILDGYDVVVDGADNFPSRYLLNDASVKLGIPVVHGSIFRFEGQVTVFNPLDGPTYRDMLPEAPPAEFAPSCAEAGVLGVLPGIVGSIQALEAIKLILGLGEGLSGRLVAFDAMDMTFHEYKLQVDPTNEVTWVNRERIQIAELDGLCMPQVSEPPAN